One region of Cyanobium sp. M30B3 genomic DNA includes:
- a CDS encoding high light inducible protein has protein sequence MTTSNPPLTALGTPIPQRRLPRYGFHRHTELLNGRLAMLGFIALVAVEWKLGHGLLIW, from the coding sequence ATGACCACGAGCAACCCGCCCCTCACCGCCCTGGGGACCCCCATTCCCCAGCGGCGGCTGCCCCGCTACGGCTTCCATCGGCACACGGAGCTGCTGAATGGCCGCCTGGCCATGCTCGGCTTCATCGCCCTGGTGGCCGTGGAGTGGAAGCTGGGCCACGGCCTGCTGATCTGGTGA
- the rlmN gene encoding 23S rRNA (adenine(2503)-C(2))-methyltransferase RlmN codes for MAPAGPLLGLGRSELEAWAQQQGQPAFRGRQLHDWIYTKGARELEAITVLPKSWRQQLAGTAPAGAGDWIGRLREVHRSVAADGTTKLLLATHDGHTIETVGIPAEGRLTVCVSSQVGCPMGCRFCATGKGGLQRSLAVHEIVDQVLSVREAMDARPSHVVFMGMGEPLLNPEAVLAAIHCLCTDLAMAQRRITVSTVGVPRTLPVLAELALERLGRAQFTLAVSLHAPDQRLREELIPTAHAYPIEALLDDCRHYVALTGRRVSFEYILLGGLNDQPRHAEALARLIRGFQSHVNLIPYNPIVEEDFQRPTPAAVEAFRRGLQARHIAVSVRASRGLDADAACGQLRRRLQASLEPAQAGA; via the coding sequence CTGGCACCGGCCGGGCCCCTGCTCGGGCTCGGCCGCTCTGAACTGGAGGCCTGGGCGCAGCAGCAGGGACAGCCCGCCTTCCGCGGCCGTCAGCTGCACGACTGGATCTACACCAAGGGTGCCCGCGAGCTTGAGGCGATCACCGTGTTGCCCAAGTCCTGGCGCCAGCAGCTGGCCGGCACGGCCCCGGCTGGCGCCGGTGACTGGATCGGCCGGCTGCGGGAGGTGCACCGCAGCGTCGCCGCCGATGGCACCACCAAGCTGCTGCTGGCCACCCACGACGGCCACACGATCGAGACGGTGGGCATTCCCGCCGAGGGCCGGCTCACGGTGTGTGTGAGCAGTCAGGTGGGCTGCCCGATGGGCTGTCGCTTCTGCGCCACTGGCAAGGGGGGCCTGCAGCGGTCGCTGGCGGTGCATGAGATCGTCGACCAGGTGCTGAGCGTGCGCGAGGCGATGGACGCGCGCCCCAGCCACGTGGTGTTCATGGGGATGGGCGAGCCGCTGCTCAACCCAGAGGCGGTGCTGGCCGCGATCCACTGCCTCTGCACCGACCTGGCCATGGCCCAGCGCCGGATCACCGTGAGCACGGTGGGGGTGCCCCGAACCCTGCCGGTGCTGGCCGAGCTGGCGCTCGAGCGGCTGGGCCGGGCCCAGTTCACCCTGGCGGTGAGCCTGCATGCCCCGGATCAGCGGCTGCGGGAGGAGCTGATCCCCACGGCCCATGCTTACCCGATCGAGGCCCTGCTCGACGACTGCCGCCACTACGTGGCGCTCACCGGCCGGCGGGTGAGCTTTGAATACATCCTTCTGGGGGGTCTCAACGACCAGCCCCGGCACGCCGAGGCCCTGGCCCGGCTGATCCGCGGCTTCCAGAGCCACGTGAACCTGATCCCCTACAACCCGATCGTGGAGGAGGACTTCCAGCGGCCCACACCGGCGGCGGTGGAGGCCTTCCGGCGGGGCTTGCAGGCGCGGCACATTGCCGTGAGCGTGCGCGCCAGCCGCGGCCTCGATGCCGATGCCGCCTGCGGCCAGCTGCGCCGGCGCCTGCAGGCCAGCCTGGAGCCGGCCCAGGCAGGGGCCTGA